Proteins encoded together in one Syntrophorhabdaceae bacterium window:
- a CDS encoding 2-oxoacid:acceptor oxidoreductase family protein, producing MIEVRLHGRGGQGAVTSAELLAQAAIGTGQYAQAFPSFGPERRGAPVQAFLRVSDNPIRLRSKIYKPDNVIILDPTLLGAVNPAEGLKQNGFIVINSNKSAEEVKKLFPGCNIAIVDASHIAKEELGVPITNTTMLGALIKATNMVALDALEGPVRARFGVIAQKNINAYMRAYKETKIIKAKQSK from the coding sequence ATGATAGAGGTGAGATTACATGGAAGAGGAGGTCAGGGGGCGGTAACCTCTGCGGAACTGCTGGCCCAGGCAGCAATAGGAACAGGACAGTACGCGCAGGCATTCCCGAGTTTCGGACCTGAACGGAGAGGGGCGCCGGTGCAAGCATTCCTGAGGGTTTCGGACAATCCGATAAGGCTCCGGTCGAAGATATACAAACCGGATAACGTGATCATCCTTGACCCCACGTTGCTGGGGGCTGTAAATCCGGCAGAAGGTCTTAAGCAAAATGGATTTATCGTCATAAATTCGAATAAATCGGCAGAAGAGGTGAAAAAATTGTTCCCCGGCTGCAATATTGCCATCGTCGACGCATCCCATATTGCAAAGGAAGAACTTGGTGTGCCGATTACGAACACGACCATGCTCGGAGCGCTCATCAAAGCGACGAACATGGTGGCGCTGGATGCTCTGGAAGGGCCCGTCCGTGCACGTTTTGGCGTCATTGCCCAGAAGAACATCAACGCCTATATGCGGGCGTATAAAGAGACAAAGATCATAAAGGCAAAGCAAAGCAAATAA